The following are encoded together in the Natronolimnobius sp. AArcel1 genome:
- a CDS encoding DUF5805 domain-containing protein — translation MAADDRVAVKTYVPRYQKEVWQEHADDLEMSQSEFVRTMVQSGRSTFDVPSSGGSETPPDEGGETDHSEGFGDRILEVLQREGVKNWDELVDALIDDVEDDLDAALQRLQDENLVRYSGRDGGYVVTENE, via the coding sequence ATGGCAGCCGACGACCGAGTCGCCGTGAAAACGTATGTGCCACGGTACCAAAAGGAGGTCTGGCAAGAGCACGCCGACGACCTCGAGATGAGTCAAAGCGAGTTCGTTCGGACAATGGTCCAGTCCGGTCGAAGTACGTTCGATGTGCCCTCGAGTGGGGGTAGCGAAACACCCCCCGATGAGGGTGGGGAAACCGACCACTCTGAGGGGTTCGGTGATCGCATTCTCGAGGTGCTTCAGCGCGAAGGTGTCAAGAATTGGGACGAACTCGTTGACGCCCTGATTGACGATGTTGAGGACGATTTAGACGCAGCATTGCAGCGTCTGCAAGACGAAAATTTGGTTCGCTATAGCGGCCGCGATGGCGGCTACGTGGTGACAGAAAATGAGTGA
- a CDS encoding HVO_2901 family zinc finger protein: protein MHTCRNCNQSFQTELALELHRDTCQKGQLFCQVCGDRFREGDATQDGWHYACPNDECDGDGLQEDLYHVKDVRTATH, encoded by the coding sequence ATGCACACCTGTCGCAACTGCAATCAGTCGTTCCAGACCGAACTTGCACTTGAATTACACCGCGACACCTGCCAGAAAGGACAACTGTTCTGCCAGGTTTGTGGTGACCGATTCCGCGAAGGCGATGCCACACAGGATGGGTGGCACTATGCGTGTCCGAACGACGAGTGTGATGGAGACGGCCTTCAAGAGGACCTCTATCACGTCAAGGACGTCCGCACGGCAACCCACTAA
- a CDS encoding DUF6517 family protein gives MDRRRFVAAAAVGGITATAGCLGSVEEYITDLTTVNASPAVVSQTAVDDAGYEYHGTQEVIETETVARQSVDAVNYISQYTRTITTPFGVLDGETEAGVFAAITTPQVRLLGEDFNPVSDMTTAEIAEHVQNQYAELEVGDELEERAVAILERESTVDTFDGEATLHGYEGVAVYIDIARLEYGSDHLVLVGVYPDAGTLDRESEAERIDILLEGLEHGDDVEADILEADTDSNADTD, from the coding sequence ATGGATCGACGGCGGTTCGTCGCAGCGGCCGCGGTCGGTGGGATAACGGCAACCGCTGGTTGTCTCGGCAGCGTTGAGGAATATATCACAGACCTCACGACAGTCAACGCGTCGCCAGCAGTCGTCTCGCAGACCGCAGTCGACGACGCCGGCTACGAGTATCACGGCACACAGGAGGTCATCGAAACGGAGACAGTCGCCAGACAATCAGTCGATGCGGTCAACTACATCAGCCAGTACACACGAACGATCACGACGCCCTTCGGCGTGCTCGATGGGGAAACCGAAGCCGGCGTCTTCGCTGCGATCACCACACCGCAGGTCAGACTCCTCGGCGAGGATTTCAACCCAGTCAGCGACATGACGACAGCCGAAATCGCCGAACACGTCCAGAATCAGTACGCCGAACTCGAGGTTGGTGATGAACTCGAGGAGCGAGCAGTCGCTATCCTCGAGCGCGAGAGTACGGTCGATACATTCGATGGCGAGGCGACGCTGCATGGGTACGAAGGTGTCGCGGTGTACATCGACATCGCACGCCTCGAGTACGGTAGCGATCATCTCGTGCTCGTCGGCGTCTATCCCGATGCTGGCACGCTCGACCGCGAATCCGAAGCCGAGCGCATCGATATCCTGCTCGAGGGTCTCGAGCACGGCGACGATGTCGAAGCAGATATTCTCGAGGCGGACACCGACTCAAACGCAGATACAGACTAG
- the cysS gene encoding cysteine--tRNA ligase, protein MTLHVTNTLTGETEPFEPQDPENVLLYYCGLTVSDPPHLGHARSWVHVDVMHRWLEYLGYDVRHVENFTDINEKIVARVGEDDLGDDEATVAETYIERTLADMRSLNLLRAEVYPRVSEHVPEIIDLVETLVERGYAYESNGSVYFDVAAFEEYGKLSNQDLEEIESQGDPEERSEKRNPADFALWKAGGVDEGAVAEHRHEGAADPGHACETSLTWDSPWGEGRPGWHIECSAMSMTHLGETLDIHVGGRDLVFPHHENEIAQSEAATDQAFANYWLHCELFQMADEKMSSSLGNFVTVDEAIDQWGTNVMRTFLTAGSYNSQQLYSDETIAEAEERWDQLERAYESAVDAVDSTDARTKVEEGDLRAAVKDARESFVAAMNDDFNTREAQSALLSIASAINAHLEDRTEYDYRGLCDAVDTLEELGDVLGLSFIGETDGSAELAGDVVDLVLDVREQERADGNYERADELRDELEALGIEVQDTDDGAAYRLPSE, encoded by the coding sequence ATGACCCTACACGTGACGAACACGTTGACGGGCGAGACAGAGCCGTTCGAGCCACAGGACCCCGAGAACGTACTGCTTTACTACTGTGGCCTGACGGTCTCGGATCCGCCCCATCTGGGCCACGCGCGGTCGTGGGTCCACGTCGACGTCATGCACCGCTGGCTCGAGTACCTCGGCTACGACGTGCGTCACGTCGAGAACTTTACTGATATCAACGAGAAAATTGTCGCCCGCGTGGGCGAGGATGATCTCGGCGACGACGAAGCCACTGTTGCTGAGACCTACATCGAGCGCACGCTCGCGGATATGCGCTCGCTGAACCTGCTGCGCGCAGAGGTCTACCCGCGCGTCTCCGAGCACGTCCCGGAAATCATCGACCTCGTCGAGACCTTAGTCGAGCGGGGCTACGCATACGAATCCAACGGCTCGGTCTACTTCGACGTGGCCGCCTTCGAGGAGTACGGCAAACTCTCGAATCAGGATCTCGAGGAGATCGAATCCCAAGGCGACCCCGAGGAACGCTCCGAAAAGCGCAATCCCGCAGATTTCGCGCTCTGGAAGGCCGGCGGCGTCGACGAAGGAGCAGTCGCCGAACACCGCCACGAGGGCGCTGCCGACCCAGGACACGCCTGCGAAACCTCGCTGACGTGGGACTCGCCGTGGGGTGAAGGCCGTCCCGGCTGGCACATCGAGTGCTCGGCGATGAGCATGACCCACCTCGGCGAAACCCTCGACATCCACGTCGGCGGCCGCGACCTCGTCTTCCCACACCACGAAAACGAGATCGCCCAGTCCGAAGCCGCAACCGATCAGGCGTTCGCGAACTACTGGCTCCACTGCGAACTGTTCCAGATGGCCGACGAGAAGATGTCCTCGAGTCTGGGCAACTTCGTCACCGTCGATGAAGCCATCGACCAGTGGGGGACGAACGTGATGCGAACCTTCCTCACCGCCGGCTCGTACAACAGCCAGCAACTCTACTCGGATGAGACCATCGCCGAAGCCGAAGAGCGTTGGGACCAACTCGAGCGTGCGTATGAGTCGGCCGTCGACGCAGTCGACTCCACCGACGCGCGGACAAAAGTCGAAGAAGGCGACCTCCGGGCAGCCGTCAAGGACGCCCGCGAGTCGTTCGTCGCGGCGATGAACGACGACTTCAACACGCGCGAAGCGCAGTCTGCGCTGCTGTCGATTGCTTCCGCGATCAACGCTCATCTCGAGGACCGCACAGAGTATGACTACCGTGGCCTCTGTGACGCCGTCGACACGCTCGAGGAACTGGGGGATGTTCTCGGACTCTCCTTTATCGGTGAGACGGACGGCAGCGCCGAGTTGGCCGGCGACGTGGTCGATCTCGTGCTCGACGTTCGCGAGCAAGAACGGGCCGACGGCAACTACGAGCGAGCAGACGAACTTCGTGACGAACTCGAGGCGCTTGGCATCGAAGTCCAAGATACGGATGATGGGGCGGCATATCGGCTACCATCCGAGTAA
- a CDS encoding XdhC family protein produces the protein MTEFDRTEAGRSVHEALRDGVAGDREAVVATVVGVEGNAYRRPGAKMVVERDGTAVGQLTAGCLEDELAELADAVLEADEPRLETYDLTADDDVWGLGVGCNGIVDVLVEPLAASIEPLAAALEERAPIGIVTVLEGETNGHELSPGTRLYSRNGRVTAVDDASVPAWLIDAVREPATRCVANEATETVTLEADASEMDEADGEGSDEGGDGDAAGETDNMDKATVFIEGVQPPPRLVVLGSGHDVGPVVELGAQNGFRVEVIGFRGAIDLESRFPTADEHVSTAPAAVAAAIAPDERTYAVVMTHNFVDDRLALEALLESDAPYIGMMGPRERFTELLEAMNADGETVSELDLERVYAPIGVDLGAGSPYGIATSIISEVLAVHNDREPEHLTDREGPIHER, from the coding sequence ATGACCGAGTTCGACCGGACCGAAGCCGGCCGGTCCGTCCACGAGGCGCTCCGAGATGGAGTGGCTGGCGACCGCGAGGCGGTCGTTGCAACGGTGGTCGGCGTCGAGGGCAACGCCTACCGCCGCCCCGGTGCGAAAATGGTCGTCGAACGCGATGGCACCGCCGTCGGCCAACTCACCGCTGGCTGCCTCGAGGACGAACTCGCCGAACTCGCTGACGCCGTCCTCGAGGCCGACGAACCTCGTCTCGAGACGTACGATCTCACTGCGGACGACGATGTCTGGGGGCTCGGCGTCGGCTGTAACGGAATCGTCGACGTCCTCGTCGAACCACTTGCAGCATCTATCGAGCCGTTGGCGGCCGCCCTCGAGGAGAGAGCACCAATCGGCATTGTGACCGTTCTCGAAGGGGAAACGAACGGACACGAACTCTCGCCTGGCACCAGATTGTACTCCCGCAACGGACGTGTGACAGCGGTCGATGACGCCTCAGTACCAGCGTGGCTCATCGACGCCGTCCGCGAACCGGCAACACGGTGTGTCGCGAACGAGGCCACCGAGACGGTTACGCTCGAGGCCGACGCGAGTGAGATGGACGAAGCGGACGGGGAGGGCTCTGATGAGGGTGGTGACGGGGATGCAGCGGGCGAGACGGACAACATGGACAAGGCGACGGTATTCATCGAGGGCGTACAGCCCCCGCCGCGGCTGGTCGTGCTCGGAAGCGGCCACGATGTCGGCCCCGTCGTCGAGTTAGGCGCACAGAACGGCTTCCGTGTCGAGGTCATTGGCTTTCGCGGAGCTATCGACCTCGAGTCGCGATTTCCGACGGCAGACGAGCACGTCTCGACGGCTCCAGCGGCCGTTGCAGCGGCGATCGCACCCGACGAACGCACCTACGCGGTCGTGATGACCCACAATTTCGTCGACGATCGACTTGCACTCGAGGCACTACTCGAGTCGGATGCGCCCTACATTGGGATGATGGGGCCCAGAGAACGCTTTACGGAGTTGCTCGAGGCGATGAACGCGGATGGAGAGACGGTATCGGAGCTGGATCTCGAGCGAGTGTACGCGCCGATCGGGGTCGACCTCGGTGCGGGGTCTCCCTATGGGATTGCGACGAGCATCATCAGCGAGGTGCTGGCGGTTCACAACGATCGCGAGCCAGAACATCTCACAGATCGCGAGGGTCCGATTCACGAGCGCTGA
- a CDS encoding PH domain-containing protein — MESLHPRIRFLWIAQGVIMAVVLGVALAAADQFFVDIPTAAIGGLAGLVLIAGIAHAVRLYQIWRFELQGDALYLERGVITFIETAVPFVRVQHVDTQFGPIERVLGLSSVVVYTAGSRNADVRIPGLTPDRARELQDTLRELAVESEADDAV, encoded by the coding sequence ATGGAGTCGCTTCACCCGCGAATTCGCTTCCTCTGGATCGCCCAGGGTGTCATCATGGCAGTCGTTCTCGGTGTCGCCCTCGCAGCCGCCGACCAGTTCTTCGTCGATATCCCGACAGCCGCTATCGGCGGGCTCGCCGGTCTCGTCCTCATCGCGGGCATCGCCCACGCCGTTCGTCTCTACCAAATCTGGCGCTTTGAACTGCAAGGGGACGCACTCTACCTCGAGCGCGGTGTCATCACGTTCATCGAGACCGCAGTCCCGTTCGTTCGCGTCCAGCACGTTGACACCCAGTTCGGCCCAATTGAGCGCGTGCTTGGCCTCTCGAGTGTCGTCGTCTACACGGCAGGCTCGCGAAACGCAGATGTTCGGATTCCGGGGCTGACGCCGGACCGTGCTCGAGAACTACAAGATACGCTTCGCGAACTGGCCGTCGAGAGCGAGGCTGACGACGCTGTCTAA
- a CDS encoding NTP transferase domain-containing protein, with product MVPAETGGGDDSLATQPADTEPPVVAAILLAAGTSSRFDGANKLLVPVDGTPIVRHAGRTLEAAPVEPVVAVLGHDADAVGDALAGLDLETVTNPAYGDGQSTSVRCGLEAIPEQADAVMIALGDMPFVDPASITALVDAYRAGAGDALAAANNSERGNPVLFDRQYFSALAALEGDIGGRAILEREGALVETGDPGVRRDVDRRVDIQE from the coding sequence ATGGTTCCCGCTGAAACTGGCGGCGGTGATGACTCGCTGGCCACCCAACCGGCGGACACAGAGCCGCCGGTTGTTGCTGCTATCCTCCTCGCCGCAGGGACCAGTTCGCGATTCGACGGCGCGAATAAACTCCTCGTCCCCGTCGACGGCACACCAATCGTTCGGCACGCGGGACGCACGCTCGAGGCCGCTCCGGTTGAACCGGTCGTCGCTGTCCTCGGCCACGACGCGGACGCTGTCGGCGATGCACTCGCCGGCCTCGACCTCGAGACCGTGACGAACCCTGCGTACGGAGACGGCCAGTCGACCTCGGTTCGGTGCGGCCTCGAGGCGATTCCAGAACAAGCCGACGCCGTCATGATTGCACTCGGCGATATGCCGTTCGTCGATCCCGCCTCCATCACGGCATTAGTCGATGCCTATCGCGCGGGTGCCGGAGACGCACTCGCAGCCGCGAACAACAGCGAGCGAGGCAATCCCGTGCTGTTCGATCGGCAGTATTTTTCCGCTCTCGCCGCACTCGAGGGAGATATCGGTGGTCGCGCCATTCTCGAGCGGGAGGGCGCGCTCGTCGAAACCGGTGACCCCGGCGTGCGACGCGACGTGGATCGCCGAGTCGACATACAAGAGTGA
- a CDS encoding PH domain-containing protein: MNRLHPLSAVMYALQYAFIWLWIPMVAVIGLAAVFEPISGGWTVVAAPFGFVVGIAYGIAYYYRFGYEVTDDTVDVASGVFARRDREIPYGRIQNVDIRQGVIQRLLSLAIVSIETAGGGQSEATLYFVSEAEANRLQSEIRQRTAEVKERRQQRRRDAAAADSQALVDSERTDADPVDADDPAQREVEPETDAESASQRDDAAPGLGPDEIGPVRPPHMRGTDSGAPDEPTAPHPSQRRQGLFDLEAKELLLYSFTSFRPAAAAGLLFIFFFATETVLNLFVTLAQPFGGPTDLEAGNTGSYGILTIISGAISVLITYVLSVAYTFATYYDFELGRVGEDFVYERGLLQRYSGSIPSEKVQSVTVTDNPIQRLIEYAGLWVETAGYGPDSNGGSQSAVPLAQRGRVYRFTENLTGVETPKFSSPPPVARRRYLVRYSLVAAVIVAVAFGLATVTAFEQWYFAAVVFVAVPPAAHLRYVNIGYFVGEDHLVVRSGFWRRRTTVVPYYRVQTVNTRRSIFQRRLGLASLVVDTASSQSFVWSSTTIYDIDLEDARDIHRTSRKRLQSALRERAESDELGLSVDFT, from the coding sequence ATGAATCGACTGCACCCACTCAGCGCGGTCATGTACGCCCTGCAGTATGCGTTTATCTGGCTCTGGATTCCGATGGTCGCCGTTATCGGCCTTGCGGCGGTCTTTGAGCCGATCAGCGGTGGCTGGACGGTCGTTGCCGCGCCGTTCGGATTTGTCGTCGGAATCGCCTACGGCATCGCGTACTACTACCGCTTTGGCTACGAGGTCACCGATGATACCGTCGACGTGGCATCCGGTGTATTCGCCCGCCGCGACCGAGAAATCCCATACGGGCGGATTCAGAACGTCGATATTCGCCAGGGCGTGATTCAGCGCCTGCTCAGTCTCGCAATCGTTTCGATTGAAACAGCCGGTGGCGGCCAGAGCGAAGCGACGCTGTACTTCGTCAGCGAGGCGGAAGCGAATCGCCTTCAATCAGAAATCCGCCAGCGCACCGCTGAGGTAAAAGAACGCCGTCAGCAACGCCGTCGAGACGCGGCCGCTGCTGACTCCCAGGCTCTTGTCGACAGTGAACGCACCGATGCTGATCCCGTCGACGCTGACGACCCAGCACAACGGGAGGTCGAGCCAGAAACGGATGCCGAGTCAGCGTCACAGCGTGACGACGCCGCACCCGGCTTGGGTCCCGACGAAATCGGCCCAGTCCGACCGCCACACATGCGCGGGACGGACTCTGGTGCTCCTGACGAGCCGACAGCACCCCACCCGAGCCAGCGCCGACAGGGACTGTTCGACCTCGAGGCGAAAGAACTCTTGTTGTACTCCTTTACGTCGTTCCGACCCGCCGCCGCTGCCGGGCTGTTGTTCATTTTCTTCTTTGCAACCGAAACCGTGCTCAACCTGTTCGTCACCCTCGCACAGCCCTTCGGCGGGCCGACGGATCTCGAAGCTGGCAACACCGGAAGCTACGGCATTTTGACGATCATCTCGGGTGCGATCAGTGTCCTGATCACGTATGTCCTCAGCGTTGCCTACACCTTCGCGACGTACTACGACTTCGAACTCGGGCGCGTTGGTGAGGACTTCGTCTACGAACGTGGCTTGCTCCAGCGCTACAGCGGTTCGATTCCATCCGAAAAAGTCCAGTCGGTTACAGTCACCGACAACCCGATACAGCGCCTGATCGAGTACGCCGGCCTGTGGGTCGAAACGGCTGGCTACGGTCCGGACAGCAACGGTGGCAGTCAGTCCGCCGTTCCGCTGGCCCAGCGCGGGCGTGTCTACCGCTTCACTGAAAATCTGACTGGCGTCGAGACGCCGAAATTCAGTAGCCCGCCGCCAGTTGCACGACGACGGTATCTGGTTCGCTACTCGCTCGTCGCCGCAGTAATCGTCGCGGTCGCATTTGGACTCGCTACTGTCACGGCGTTCGAACAGTGGTATTTCGCCGCTGTCGTGTTCGTCGCCGTCCCGCCAGCCGCTCACCTTCGGTACGTCAACATCGGCTACTTCGTCGGCGAGGACCACCTCGTCGTCCGCAGCGGCTTCTGGCGACGCCGAACGACCGTGGTTCCGTACTACCGCGTCCAGACTGTCAACACGCGCCGGTCGATCTTCCAGCGCCGACTCGGCCTCGCGTCGCTCGTCGTCGACACCGCCAGTTCCCAGTCGTTCGTCTGGTCCTCGACGACGATCTATGATATCGATCTCGAGGATGCCCGCGATATCCACCGGACGAGTCGAAAACGCCTGCAATCTGCCCTACGCGAGCGAGCCGAAAGCGACGAACTCGGCCTCTCCGTCGACTTTACCTAA
- a CDS encoding MFS transporter: MTDASSSPTGGFSLISPPIVITALLAATWFVLSVYRVTFSVALPDVLAETSVNYTEVSVLFGALFIGYAVSQFPAGSLADRVGVRTVLIGGAGIASLALSSLAVATNYFHVFAALLLVGTGIGSFRAVSQVAISSHVPDEYEGKALGLLTAAEPFSYVVGPVTVALLLETYDLYTMPLVLALAPLPLLGILLTTRSLPARVDSDLVAIPTFRQAGTVFRDLLRRTETGLLVGFGIAFSTTTNALIAILPWYLVETTSLTLTLGTLYAGGVFGAGAVGAILGGVLRDRVGAVPILCVGFAAAASMLVVFALSSTVGQLLVVLAVFSLGLNSILPARDRIINVQARECSTTHTGAMIGALRSLCYLGGGLGAVIVGLTFAQFGLTAGFGLLVILLCAGLCCSVALWYVSGRRY, encoded by the coding sequence ATGACTGACGCTTCATCGTCGCCAACTGGTGGGTTCTCTCTCATCAGCCCACCCATCGTAATTACGGCACTGCTTGCAGCGACGTGGTTCGTTCTCAGCGTCTATCGTGTTACGTTTTCCGTCGCACTGCCAGACGTGCTTGCCGAGACGAGCGTGAACTATACGGAAGTGAGCGTTCTGTTTGGTGCGCTGTTCATCGGATACGCGGTCAGCCAATTTCCTGCTGGCAGCCTCGCGGACCGCGTCGGTGTGCGGACGGTGCTGATCGGTGGTGCTGGGATCGCCAGTCTCGCACTCAGCTCACTCGCTGTCGCCACAAACTATTTCCACGTCTTCGCTGCGCTGTTGCTCGTTGGGACCGGAATCGGAAGCTTCCGTGCCGTGAGTCAGGTTGCCATCTCGTCGCATGTCCCCGACGAATACGAAGGGAAAGCACTCGGATTGCTCACAGCTGCAGAACCGTTCAGCTACGTCGTCGGTCCCGTTACTGTTGCACTCCTGCTCGAGACGTACGATCTCTACACGATGCCACTCGTCCTTGCTCTCGCTCCACTACCACTTCTCGGGATTCTCTTGACGACTCGTTCGCTCCCGGCTCGAGTTGATTCGGATCTGGTGGCGATACCGACGTTCCGGCAGGCGGGGACGGTATTCCGCGATCTTCTCCGACGCACCGAGACGGGACTGCTGGTTGGGTTTGGGATCGCGTTTTCTACGACGACGAACGCACTCATCGCTATTCTGCCATGGTATCTTGTTGAAACTACGTCGCTGACATTGACACTGGGAACACTCTATGCGGGTGGCGTATTCGGTGCCGGCGCTGTCGGTGCGATACTCGGTGGTGTACTGCGAGACCGTGTCGGTGCAGTTCCCATCCTCTGTGTCGGGTTCGCGGCCGCCGCCAGCATGCTTGTCGTCTTCGCGCTGTCCTCAACCGTCGGCCAACTCCTCGTCGTCCTTGCGGTCTTCAGTCTTGGCCTCAATAGTATTCTTCCAGCACGTGATCGGATCATCAACGTCCAGGCCAGGGAGTGTTCGACAACGCATACCGGAGCAATGATCGGCGCCCTCCGATCGCTCTGTTATCTGGGTGGCGGACTCGGTGCCGTCATCGTCGGACTCACGTTTGCCCAGTTCGGACTCACGGCCGGATTTGGATTGCTCGTGATACTACTGTGTGCTGGTCTCTGTTGCTCGGTCGCACTGTGGTACGTCAGTGGACGACGATACTGA
- a CDS encoding BolA family protein, which translates to MKPEAVAELIESNLEDADATVTHARDEHDEDHLAATVVSPAFDGVPLVQQHQQVYDALGDHMTTDIHALELSTYTPEEYDDLE; encoded by the coding sequence ATGAAGCCCGAAGCCGTCGCAGAACTCATCGAGTCGAATCTCGAGGATGCCGACGCGACTGTCACGCACGCACGCGATGAACATGACGAGGATCATCTCGCAGCGACGGTCGTCTCGCCCGCGTTCGACGGCGTCCCGCTGGTCCAACAGCATCAGCAGGTCTACGACGCCCTCGGCGATCACATGACGACCGACATCCACGCCCTCGAGTTGTCGACGTACACCCCCGAGGAGTACGACGACCTCGAGTAG
- a CDS encoding aspartate ammonia-lyase, with protein MGDDDYRLEEDSLGEMQVPKDAYWGAQTQRAIQNFPISGISFSRRFIRALGVVKKAAAQANRDLELVEDDVAEAIIEAADEVIAGEHDDQFPVDVFQTGSGTSSNMNANEVIANRAAEIMGAEIGDRVVHPNDHVNYGQSSNDVIPTAMHVASLEAVEKDVIPALDTLREALEAKEDEFDDVVKTGRTHLQDATPVTLGQEFGGYRTQVEKGLSRVDKVREHLAELALGGTATGTGLNTHEEFPGRAAEYITKETGVQFREADNHFEAQAAHDAMSEAHGALRVIAGSLNKIANDLRLLASGPRNGLGEIEQPENQPGSSIMPGKINPVVAEAVNQVHKQVVGNDAAVSAGAAEGQIDLNLYKPVLAHNFLESAELISNSSQVFAERFVDPLEANEEFCANQVEQSMAMATSLNVHIGYDKASEVAKTALKEGKTVREVVLEKGYLDEDEADEVLDPRKMAQRGILGQDD; from the coding sequence ATGGGAGATGACGATTACCGACTCGAGGAGGACAGCCTCGGTGAGATGCAGGTACCGAAAGACGCCTACTGGGGCGCACAGACCCAGCGCGCCATCCAGAACTTCCCCATTTCGGGAATCTCGTTCAGCCGGCGATTCATCCGCGCGCTCGGTGTCGTCAAGAAGGCCGCCGCACAGGCCAATCGCGACCTCGAGCTCGTCGAGGACGATGTCGCCGAGGCGATCATCGAGGCCGCAGACGAGGTCATCGCGGGCGAACACGACGATCAGTTCCCCGTCGACGTGTTCCAGACCGGCTCCGGCACCTCGTCGAACATGAACGCAAACGAGGTCATCGCCAACCGCGCCGCCGAGATCATGGGCGCGGAAATCGGTGACCGCGTTGTCCATCCGAACGACCACGTCAACTACGGCCAGTCGAGCAACGACGTCATCCCAACCGCGATGCACGTTGCCTCGCTCGAGGCCGTCGAAAAAGACGTCATTCCAGCACTCGATACGCTTCGAGAAGCGCTCGAGGCGAAAGAAGACGAGTTCGACGACGTCGTCAAAACAGGTCGGACGCACCTGCAGGATGCAACGCCAGTCACCCTCGGCCAGGAGTTCGGCGGTTACCGCACGCAGGTCGAGAAGGGGCTTTCGCGCGTCGATAAGGTTCGCGAGCACCTCGCCGAACTCGCTCTCGGTGGCACTGCGACTGGCACGGGCCTGAACACCCACGAGGAGTTCCCCGGCCGCGCCGCCGAGTACATTACGAAAGAGACGGGCGTCCAGTTCCGTGAGGCCGACAACCACTTCGAGGCTCAAGCTGCCCACGACGCAATGTCTGAAGCCCACGGCGCGCTCCGTGTCATCGCCGGGTCGCTGAACAAGATCGCAAACGATCTTCGGCTCTTGGCGTCCGGCCCACGCAACGGCCTCGGCGAGATCGAACAGCCCGAGAACCAGCCCGGCTCCTCGATCATGCCCGGCAAGATCAACCCCGTCGTTGCCGAAGCCGTCAATCAGGTCCACAAGCAGGTCGTCGGCAACGACGCCGCCGTTTCAGCGGGAGCAGCTGAGGGCCAGATCGACCTCAACCTCTACAAACCCGTCCTCGCGCACAACTTCCTCGAGTCGGCCGAACTCATCTCGAACTCGAGTCAGGTTTTCGCAGAGCGCTTCGTCGACCCGCTCGAGGCCAATGAAGAATTCTGTGCGAATCAGGTCGAACAGTCGATGGCGATGGCCACCTCGTTGAACGTCCATATCGGCTACGACAAAGCCAGCGAGGTCGCCAAAACGGCACTCAAGGAGGGCAAAACGGTTCGTGAAGTCGTCCTCGAGAAGGGCTATCTCGACGAAGACGAGGCTGATGAGGTGCTTGATCCCCGAAAAATGGCTCAGCGGGGCATTCTCGGACAGGACGACTAA
- a CDS encoding NifU family protein yields MSNSESDASLEDDVRTAVSLFLQRNFPQIEGHGGESTITEVDLEERHVGINLTGACSGCGVSPMTTQAIQRRLPAEIDEIDHVTVSTGFDGMATQGSGPDVPPDTPF; encoded by the coding sequence ATGAGCAACTCCGAGTCGGACGCGTCTCTCGAGGATGATGTTCGAACGGCCGTCTCCCTGTTCCTCCAGCGGAACTTTCCACAGATCGAAGGCCACGGCGGCGAATCGACCATCACGGAGGTCGACCTCGAGGAGCGCCATGTTGGGATCAACCTCACCGGTGCCTGCAGCGGGTGTGGCGTGAGTCCGATGACTACCCAGGCAATCCAGCGGCGACTCCCGGCAGAAATCGATGAAATTGATCACGTCACCGTCAGCACCGGCTTCGATGGCATGGCCACGCAGGGGTCGGGGCCTGACGTACCGCCGGATACGCCCTTCTGA